A portion of the Candidatus Methylacidithermus pantelleriae genome contains these proteins:
- a CDS encoding uracil-DNA glycosylase: protein MPSPQGAERAPGLGQLGRFSFSSLEELNQTLIQCRLCPRLVYWREEVAHRKPKRYHDWHYWARPVPGFGDPNARLLVVGLAPAAHGGNRTGRMFTGDRSGDWLFRALYRQGFSNQPEATHRGDGLTLQDAYITAAVRCAPPQNKPSREELLQCHPYLAEEFRLLSKVRVIVALGTIAFGAVLRLRPPEPGTRPLFRHGGEYALQGGYRLLSSYHPSQQNTFTGKLTEPMFEAIFARAREFLSSLGP, encoded by the coding sequence ATGCCTTCCCCACAAGGCGCGGAGCGTGCTCCAGGCTTGGGCCAGCTGGGTCGTTTCTCTTTTTCTTCGCTGGAGGAACTCAATCAGACACTCATCCAGTGCCGGCTGTGCCCGCGGCTCGTTTACTGGAGGGAAGAAGTTGCCCACCGCAAGCCGAAGCGTTATCACGATTGGCACTACTGGGCCCGCCCGGTCCCGGGTTTTGGGGATCCTAATGCCCGGCTGCTTGTCGTCGGGCTAGCTCCTGCCGCTCACGGAGGCAACCGTACGGGAAGAATGTTTACGGGCGACCGGAGCGGCGATTGGCTCTTTCGGGCTTTGTACCGCCAAGGATTCTCCAACCAGCCTGAGGCAACCCATCGTGGAGATGGATTAACGTTACAGGATGCCTACATTACGGCGGCGGTCCGGTGTGCTCCTCCTCAAAATAAGCCTTCGCGGGAGGAACTCCTGCAATGTCACCCCTACCTTGCCGAGGAATTTCGTTTACTTTCGAAAGTCCGGGTCATCGTGGCTCTGGGAACAATCGCCTTTGGTGCCGTTCTTCGCCTGCGACCCCCAGAGCCGGGGACTCGACCGCTCTTTCGGCACGGAGGTGAATATGCATTGCAAGGTGGGTACCGGCTCCTTTCTTCCTATCATCCGAGCCAGCAGAACACGTTTACCGGGAAATTGACCGAGCCCATGTTCGAGGCAATCTTTGCACGCGCTCGGGAGTTTCTTTCCTCCCTAGGTCCCTGA